The following coding sequences are from one Pseudomonas oryzae window:
- a CDS encoding bifunctional OB-fold nucleic acid binding domain-containing protein/MaoC family dehydratase, with protein sequence MSTNKPMPVPTEISAPFWAGLKEQRLTIPQCQACGHWIFYPRRHCDRCYSHDLKWQEVSGAGTLYSFTVARIPTLPDFADEAPQKLAVVELDEGVRINTTLVGLEEGEIKVGMRLKPVFDTVDAEGRTLLRFTGIDKDVAPRRFDEPEAVEQVEEQTPRRQIRVDDAEALHALVSEQFTEWSNQIVVDQALIDEFARLSGDDYWIHTDPERARKQGPFGGTIAHGALVQVLMSRLKVPFAHEIVGFTNMVNYGSDRLRFPSPVPAGSRIHARGRVKAVEIGKRGTQLTLELNIHVVGSERPAVINDLVVLYM encoded by the coding sequence ATGTCGACCAACAAACCGATGCCCGTGCCGACGGAAATCTCGGCGCCGTTCTGGGCTGGCCTCAAGGAGCAGCGCCTGACCATCCCGCAGTGCCAGGCCTGCGGCCACTGGATCTTCTATCCGCGCCGCCACTGCGACCGCTGCTACTCCCACGACCTCAAGTGGCAGGAGGTCTCCGGCGCCGGCACGCTGTACAGCTTCACCGTGGCGCGCATCCCGACCCTGCCGGACTTCGCCGACGAGGCGCCGCAGAAGCTCGCCGTGGTCGAGCTGGACGAGGGCGTGCGGATCAACACCACCCTGGTCGGCCTCGAAGAGGGCGAGATCAAGGTCGGCATGCGCCTCAAGCCGGTGTTCGACACCGTCGACGCCGAAGGCAGAACCCTGCTGCGCTTCACCGGCATCGACAAGGACGTGGCTCCGCGCCGCTTCGACGAGCCTGAGGCAGTCGAGCAGGTCGAGGAACAGACGCCGCGCCGGCAGATCCGCGTCGACGACGCCGAAGCCCTGCACGCGCTGGTCAGCGAGCAGTTCACGGAGTGGAGCAACCAGATCGTCGTCGACCAGGCACTGATCGACGAGTTCGCCCGGCTGTCCGGCGACGACTACTGGATCCACACCGACCCGGAACGCGCCCGCAAGCAGGGCCCGTTCGGCGGCACCATCGCCCACGGCGCGCTGGTCCAGGTGCTGATGTCGCGCCTCAAGGTGCCGTTCGCGCACGAGATCGTCGGCTTCACCAACATGGTCAACTACGGCTCCGACCGCCTGCGCTTCCCCAGCCCGGTGCCGGCCGGCTCGCGCATCCACGCCCGCGGCCGGGTCAAGGCCGTGGAGATCGGCAAGCGCGGCACCCAGCTGACCCTGGAGCTGAACATCCACGTGGTCGGCAGCGAGCGCCCGGCGGTGATCAACGATCTGGTCGTGCTGTACATGTAA
- a CDS encoding DUF892 family protein has translation MSTPLDELLQTLLSAERAGVQVASASMRECRDPALRPLLEQILAGEGESCRRLLTCLQHLGVQPNRQTGDFYAKAMAIADLHERMAFIDRGQRWVIRKLRESLPDCTDRTVQAELEEVLRIHEQNSAASAA, from the coding sequence ATGTCCACACCGCTCGATGAACTGCTGCAGACCCTGCTCAGCGCCGAACGCGCCGGCGTCCAGGTGGCCTCGGCGAGCATGCGCGAATGCCGGGATCCGGCCCTACGCCCGCTGCTCGAGCAGATCCTGGCCGGCGAGGGCGAGAGCTGCCGCCGCCTGCTGACCTGCCTGCAGCATCTGGGCGTGCAGCCCAACCGGCAGACCGGCGACTTCTACGCCAAGGCGATGGCCATCGCCGACCTGCACGAGCGCATGGCGTTCATCGATCGCGGCCAGCGCTGGGTGATCCGCAAGCTGCGCGAAAGCCTGCCCGACTGCACGGATCGCACCGTGCAGGCCGAACTCGAGGAAGTGCTGCGCATCCACGAGCAGAACAGTGCGGCGAGCGCCGCCTAG
- a CDS encoding LysR family transcriptional regulator yields MDIELARTFLEIVRCGSFIAAAERLHVTQTAITARVQNLEGQLSCKLFVRNRSGATLTANGTAFVAYANQMVQTWEAAQRDLPLPEGYRQLLHVGGEVSLGSPLLLQWVRRLREHFPQHAIRAEIGAPAQLLEQLEDGRLDAALVHSPVYWAGLQVEPLLEERLILVRSVKNPEPYLYIDWGEDFRRSHDAALPEHARAGLSFNLGPLALQYLLEQGGTGYFRTRVVQTYLERGLLERVPKAPEFSHPVYLVYVRERDSAELQQACALLREVAGQEKDWSQRWDPLM; encoded by the coding sequence ATGGACATCGAACTGGCTCGCACCTTCCTCGAAATCGTCCGCTGCGGCAGCTTCATCGCTGCAGCCGAGCGCCTGCACGTCACCCAGACGGCGATCACCGCGCGGGTGCAGAACCTGGAGGGGCAGCTCAGCTGCAAGCTGTTCGTGCGCAACCGCTCCGGCGCCACGCTCACCGCCAACGGCACGGCGTTCGTCGCCTACGCCAACCAGATGGTGCAGACCTGGGAGGCCGCCCAGCGCGACCTGCCGCTGCCCGAGGGCTACCGCCAGCTGCTGCATGTGGGCGGTGAGGTCAGCCTGGGCAGTCCGCTGCTGCTGCAGTGGGTACGGCGCTTGCGCGAGCACTTTCCGCAGCACGCCATCCGCGCCGAGATCGGCGCGCCCGCGCAACTGCTGGAGCAGCTCGAGGATGGCCGCCTGGACGCGGCGCTGGTCCACAGCCCGGTGTACTGGGCTGGCCTGCAGGTCGAGCCGCTGCTGGAGGAACGGCTGATCCTGGTGCGCTCGGTGAAGAATCCCGAGCCCTACCTGTACATCGACTGGGGCGAGGATTTCCGCCGCAGCCACGACGCCGCGCTGCCCGAACATGCGCGAGCCGGACTCAGTTTCAATCTCGGCCCGCTGGCCCTGCAGTACCTGTTGGAGCAGGGCGGCACCGGCTATTTCCGCACCCGGGTGGTCCAGACCTACCTGGAGCGCGGCCTCCTCGAGCGGGTGCCTAAGGCCCCCGAGTTCAGTCATCCCGTGTACCTGGTCTACGTCCGCGAGCGCGACAGCGCCGAGCTGCAGCAGGCCTGCGCGCTGCTGCGCGAGGTGGCCGGCCAGGAGAAGGACTGGTCGCAACGCTGGGATCCGCTGATGTAG
- a CDS encoding SixA phosphatase family protein, with protein MKTLFLVRHGQSSWDDVSLTDRDRPLTDKGKRDAVKMGKRLAEAEVAVDALLSSPALRALATAKAIARKLDFKRRHIVQDERLYSGQVDELLELIEEIGGEHKRLMLVGHNPLLSELVLRLADKDVNLPTCAVAVLRFDTKSWAKIGRQKLDKVTIKYS; from the coding sequence ATGAAGACGCTGTTTCTCGTCCGCCACGGCCAGTCGAGCTGGGACGATGTCAGCTTGACCGACCGGGACCGACCGCTGACCGACAAGGGCAAGCGCGATGCGGTGAAGATGGGCAAGCGCCTGGCCGAGGCCGAGGTCGCCGTCGATGCGCTGCTGTCCAGCCCGGCCTTGCGCGCGCTGGCCACGGCGAAGGCCATCGCCCGCAAGCTCGACTTCAAGCGCCGGCACATCGTGCAGGACGAGCGGCTGTACAGCGGCCAGGTGGACGAGCTGCTGGAGCTGATCGAGGAGATCGGCGGCGAGCACAAGCGGCTGATGCTGGTCGGCCACAACCCGCTGCTGTCGGAGCTGGTGCTGCGCCTGGCGGACAAGGACGTCAACCTGCCGACCTGCGCCGTGGCGGTGCTGAGGTTCGACACCAAGTCGTGGGCGAAGATCGGCCGGCAGAAGCTCGACAAGGTGACGATCAAGTATTCGTGA
- a CDS encoding TetR family transcriptional regulator — MSEMAAPGILDQTELRCRIIDTALMLGVERGWDGFHLHDLAARLDIGMADIARHFAGKDAIAEAWFERADAALLAAPQAPGWSFLSPRQRLQRAIFAWLQALAPHRQLAAEMLRYKLQPEHVHLQVQGALRVSRTVQWIREVALLPATGWRRECEEAALTAIYLATFACWLRDDSPDSSRTHDLLDRLLARAEWLAGWLAGSERGAAPASRSGAAPSRAGNGAAGGG; from the coding sequence ATGAGCGAAATGGCGGCCCCCGGCATCCTCGATCAGACCGAGCTCAGATGCCGGATCATCGACACCGCGCTGATGCTCGGCGTCGAGCGCGGCTGGGACGGGTTTCATCTCCATGACCTCGCGGCGCGGCTGGATATCGGCATGGCCGACATCGCCCGACACTTCGCCGGCAAGGACGCGATTGCCGAAGCCTGGTTCGAGCGTGCCGATGCCGCCTTGCTGGCCGCGCCGCAGGCGCCGGGCTGGTCGTTCCTCAGTCCTCGCCAACGCCTGCAGCGCGCGATCTTCGCCTGGTTGCAGGCGCTGGCCCCGCATCGCCAGCTGGCCGCCGAGATGCTGCGCTACAAGCTGCAGCCCGAGCATGTGCATCTCCAGGTTCAGGGCGCGCTGCGGGTCAGTCGCACCGTGCAATGGATCCGCGAGGTGGCCCTGCTGCCGGCGACCGGCTGGCGACGCGAATGCGAGGAGGCGGCGCTCACCGCCATCTACCTGGCCACCTTCGCCTGCTGGCTGCGCGACGACAGCCCCGACTCCAGCCGGACCCACGACCTGCTCGACCGGCTGCTCGCCCGCGCCGAGTGGCTGGCCGGCTGGCTCGCCGGGAGCGAGCGCGGCGCAGCGCCGGCCAGCCGCAGCGGGGCCGCGCCGAGCCGAGCCGGCAACGGGGCCGCTGGCGGCGGCTGA
- a CDS encoding metal-dependent hydrolase — MDALAHALLGATLAQATPARRSALSPRQRLAICSGAAVFPDLDFIGFLVDPLRFLADWHQGPTHSLLLLPLWAALIAGAFALAGRRKAAFLPACAFAAAGLASHIALDLMTAYGIALFHPLSPRRFWIGSLFLVDPLFLLIALGALIASLRRRKRWPAIAGLALLMLYAGAQTLQQLRASDIAHQWAQANGIAPTRVTALAQPLSPFHWKLLVVDGERYHQAHLRLGAGAAALPLPGPLGELARAYRPSQQLVWQLRQRYGADATLQAQVQARWHDPRFAPYRRFAVFPALSRIDRGHDTCIWFTDLRYDLPTLPETFRYGFCRSGEPQPWRLYRLRYFSADSRQGLD; from the coding sequence GTGGACGCGCTCGCCCACGCGCTGCTGGGCGCCACGCTGGCGCAAGCCACCCCGGCGCGCCGCAGCGCGCTGTCGCCACGGCAGCGCCTGGCGATCTGCAGCGGCGCGGCGGTCTTCCCCGATCTCGACTTCATCGGCTTCCTCGTCGATCCGCTGCGCTTTCTCGCCGATTGGCACCAGGGCCCGACCCATTCGCTGCTCCTGCTGCCGCTGTGGGCCGCGCTGATCGCCGGCGCCTTCGCCCTGGCGGGCCGGCGCAAGGCGGCGTTCCTGCCCGCCTGCGCGTTCGCCGCCGCCGGGCTTGCCTCGCACATCGCGCTCGACCTGATGACCGCCTACGGCATCGCGCTCTTCCATCCGCTCAGCCCGCGGCGGTTCTGGATCGGCAGCCTGTTCCTGGTGGACCCGCTCTTCCTGCTGATCGCCCTGGGCGCGCTGATCGCCAGCCTGAGGCGGCGCAAGCGCTGGCCGGCCATCGCCGGTCTCGCGCTGCTGATGCTCTATGCGGGCGCGCAGACGCTGCAGCAGCTGCGCGCCAGCGACATCGCGCACCAGTGGGCGCAGGCCAATGGCATAGCGCCGACGCGGGTGACGGCGCTGGCCCAGCCGCTCTCGCCCTTCCACTGGAAACTGCTCGTGGTCGATGGCGAGCGTTATCACCAGGCCCATCTGCGGCTCGGCGCTGGCGCCGCAGCGCTGCCGCTCCCGGGGCCGCTGGGCGAGCTGGCCCGGGCCTACCGGCCGTCGCAGCAACTGGTCTGGCAGCTGCGCCAGCGCTACGGCGCGGACGCGACCCTGCAGGCGCAGGTGCAGGCGCGCTGGCACGACCCGCGCTTCGCGCCCTACCGGCGCTTCGCGGTCTTCCCGGCGCTGTCGCGGATCGACCGCGGCCACGACACCTGCATCTGGTTCACCGACCTGCGCTACGACCTGCCGACCCTGCCCGAGACCTTTCGCTACGGCTTCTGCCGCAGCGGCGAGCCCCAGCCCTGGCGGCTGTATCGCCTGCGCTACTTCTCGGCCGATTCGCGGCAAGGGCTGGATTGA
- a CDS encoding helix-turn-helix domain-containing protein has protein sequence MSALIEQACEHWRYVAPLLRKPANKEDYDARVEALDELLVIVGNDEDHPLASLASHIGDMLLAYDEAHRPLPKASGVEVLRYLMQEHGLTQADLPEVGAQSVISEILGGKRQLNVRHIRALSERFGVPADVFF, from the coding sequence ATGTCCGCACTGATCGAACAGGCCTGCGAGCACTGGCGCTATGTGGCTCCCCTGCTCCGCAAGCCCGCGAACAAAGAAGACTACGACGCCCGGGTCGAAGCCCTGGACGAACTGCTGGTCATCGTCGGCAACGACGAAGATCACCCGCTGGCCAGCCTCGCCTCGCACATCGGCGACATGCTGCTGGCCTACGATGAAGCGCACCGCCCCCTGCCCAAGGCCAGTGGTGTGGAGGTGCTGCGCTACCTGATGCAGGAGCACGGCCTGACCCAGGCCGACCTGCCCGAGGTCGGCGCGCAATCGGTCATTTCCGAGATCCTTGGCGGCAAGCGCCAGCTCAATGTCCGCCACATCCGCGCGCTGTCCGAGCGTTTTGGCGTGCCTGCAGACGTGTTTTTCTGA
- a CDS encoding TauD/TfdA dioxygenase family protein: MSLIVTPLNNVGVEVSGFDINGPYSEALQAELKALWYEHAILLFRDQQITPESQIRFSRLFGKLEMHPLKVTTSDQYPELFVLENNGAKDRFATAWYHGEEIVGRLDWHIDLHYTGRPNHGAVLTAVEVAREDGMTGFGDLAKAYDALDDETKALLEKLEVAYSFSMQRRHMRYVDLDGYVPGPGLPKKPADIGFPDFADAVYPAVLTHPVSGRKVLGVVEQFLDRIVTPQRFGLCNDEAIELLERLVAHTRKPEFHYFHQWRQGDMVLWDNWRAMHCATGTKPGVRRVINRTTIEGDRMLGRVLSGE; the protein is encoded by the coding sequence ATGAGCCTCATCGTCACCCCCCTGAACAACGTCGGCGTCGAAGTCTCCGGCTTCGACATCAACGGCCCCTACAGCGAGGCACTGCAGGCCGAGCTGAAGGCGCTGTGGTACGAACACGCCATCCTGCTGTTCCGCGACCAGCAGATCACCCCGGAAAGCCAGATCCGCTTCAGCCGCCTGTTCGGCAAGCTGGAGATGCACCCGCTCAAGGTCACCACCTCGGACCAGTACCCGGAACTCTTCGTGCTGGAGAACAACGGCGCCAAGGACAGGTTCGCCACCGCTTGGTACCACGGCGAGGAGATCGTCGGCCGCCTCGACTGGCACATCGACCTGCACTACACCGGCCGCCCCAACCACGGCGCCGTGCTGACCGCCGTGGAAGTCGCCCGCGAAGACGGCATGACCGGCTTCGGCGACCTGGCCAAGGCCTACGACGCCCTCGATGACGAGACCAAGGCGCTGCTGGAGAAGCTCGAGGTGGCCTACTCGTTCAGCATGCAACGCCGCCACATGCGCTACGTCGACCTGGACGGCTACGTGCCCGGCCCCGGCCTGCCGAAGAAGCCCGCCGACATCGGCTTCCCCGACTTCGCCGATGCGGTCTACCCGGCGGTGCTCACCCACCCGGTCAGCGGCCGCAAGGTGCTCGGCGTGGTCGAGCAGTTCCTCGACCGCATCGTCACCCCGCAGCGCTTCGGCCTGTGCAACGACGAAGCCATCGAACTGCTCGAACGCCTGGTGGCGCATACCCGCAAGCCGGAATTCCACTACTTCCACCAATGGCGCCAGGGCGACATGGTCCTCTGGGACAACTGGCGCGCCATGCACTGCGCCACCGGCACCAAGCCGGGCGTGCGCCGGGTGATCAACCGCACCACCATCGAGGGTGATCGGATGCTGGGGCGGGTGTTGAGCGGGGAGTGA
- a CDS encoding class II aldolase/adducin family protein has translation MLRTEGINAHLLEKFTPNPGARPLLPELSPKAQVALMCRILRREGWDDHIAGHITVRQPDGTVLTNPWELAWDELRASDIVTLDRHGKILDSDWNVTPALGLHLQLHELRPDANVVIHNHARWSGIWADLQQVPPVYDQSGAYCGVELPLYDDYAGTFEKQQTSLSAAEALGDAKWALLANHGSLVVGRDLRQAHLRVVTLEWRCRRAYEVKLAGGGRPLADEVVERLAIADANGFPFLWEAMARRELRNDPSVLE, from the coding sequence ATGCTGAGAACCGAGGGCATCAACGCCCACCTGCTGGAGAAGTTCACCCCCAACCCCGGCGCCCGTCCGCTGCTGCCCGAACTCAGTCCCAAGGCGCAGGTCGCGCTGATGTGCCGGATACTCCGCCGCGAAGGCTGGGACGACCACATCGCCGGGCACATCACCGTGCGCCAGCCGGATGGCACGGTGCTGACCAATCCCTGGGAGCTGGCCTGGGACGAGCTGCGCGCCAGCGACATCGTCACCCTCGACCGCCACGGCAAGATCCTCGACAGCGACTGGAACGTCACCCCCGCCCTCGGCCTGCACCTGCAGCTGCACGAACTGCGTCCCGACGCCAACGTGGTGATCCACAACCACGCCAGGTGGAGCGGCATCTGGGCCGACCTGCAGCAGGTGCCGCCGGTCTACGACCAGTCCGGCGCCTACTGTGGCGTCGAGCTGCCGCTGTACGACGACTACGCCGGCACCTTCGAGAAGCAGCAGACCAGCCTGTCCGCCGCCGAGGCCTTGGGCGACGCCAAGTGGGCGCTCTTGGCCAACCACGGTTCGCTGGTGGTCGGCCGCGACCTGCGCCAGGCCCACCTGCGGGTGGTCACCCTGGAATGGCGCTGCCGCCGCGCCTACGAGGTCAAGCTGGCCGGCGGTGGTCGCCCGCTGGCAGACGAAGTGGTCGAACGCCTCGCCATCGCCGACGCCAACGGCTTCCCCTTCCTCTGGGAAGCCATGGCCCGCCGCGAGCTGCGCAACGACCCGTCGGTCCTCGAATAA
- a CDS encoding AraC family transcriptional regulator: MHSPTRLAKANEFAPTDYREAAINTDSRYIVWLLDFLAGQGIDSAQLARRHRLAPARLLAPDTVVSTELHRQLLLDALQLSGNGGLGLQLGIQRSLATLDQLGYLMMSSRTLREASHAGLRYQNYPGRFSGRSIVTSFSEIEGHGCYQIQVKDDLGPLRLLAVEDVLGSIVATARWVLGRPLPVTRLRCDFPAPPHAEQYHTVFACPIQFDAPATQLFFDAAVLDQPLPHASPQSAALYASLCERRSIELSRGDVAARVSQLIVEHIAEPPDLAAAANALHCSPRTLSRKLLAQGWQYQQLVDQVREIHARRALSDPTQSITRIAQQLGYADNSGFFRAFKKWTGLSPSAFRERLLG, encoded by the coding sequence ATTCATTCGCCAACACGCCTCGCCAAGGCGAATGAATTCGCCCCTACAGACTACCGGGAGGCCGCCATCAACACCGATTCCCGCTACATCGTCTGGCTGCTCGACTTCCTCGCCGGCCAGGGCATCGACAGCGCGCAACTGGCACGCCGGCACCGGCTGGCCCCCGCGCGCCTACTGGCCCCCGATACCGTGGTCAGCACCGAGCTGCACCGCCAGTTGTTGCTTGATGCGCTGCAGTTGAGCGGCAACGGCGGCCTCGGCCTGCAACTGGGCATCCAGCGCTCGCTGGCCACTCTCGACCAGCTCGGCTACCTGATGATGAGCAGCCGCACGCTGCGCGAGGCGAGCCACGCCGGCCTGCGCTACCAGAACTACCCGGGACGCTTCTCCGGGCGCTCGATCGTCACCTCGTTCAGCGAGATCGAAGGCCACGGCTGCTACCAGATCCAGGTCAAGGACGACCTCGGCCCGCTGCGCCTGCTCGCCGTGGAGGACGTGCTAGGCAGCATCGTCGCCACTGCCCGCTGGGTGCTCGGCCGTCCCCTGCCGGTCACCCGCCTGCGCTGCGACTTCCCCGCGCCGCCCCATGCCGAGCAGTACCACACGGTGTTCGCCTGCCCGATCCAGTTCGACGCACCGGCCACCCAGCTGTTCTTCGACGCCGCCGTGCTCGACCAGCCGCTGCCCCACGCCAGCCCGCAGAGCGCCGCGCTGTACGCCAGCCTGTGCGAGCGGCGCAGCATCGAACTCAGCCGGGGCGACGTGGCCGCGCGGGTTTCGCAGTTGATCGTCGAGCATATCGCCGAGCCACCGGACCTGGCCGCCGCAGCCAATGCCCTGCACTGCAGTCCGCGCACCCTCAGCCGCAAGCTGCTCGCCCAAGGCTGGCAGTACCAGCAGCTGGTCGACCAGGTGCGCGAGATCCACGCCCGCCGCGCGCTCAGCGACCCGACCCAGAGCATCACCCGCATCGCCCAGCAGCTCGGCTACGCCGACAACTCGGGCTTCTTCCGCGCCTTCAAGAAGTGGACCGGGCTGTCGCCCAGCGCCTTCCGCGAGCGGCTGCTGGGCTGA
- a CDS encoding acyl-CoA dehydrogenase family protein, which yields MKIGFGIEDEAFRQEVAHWLQQHLQGEFEQLRFRGGPGDEHMFPEERKAWEREMARGGWIGLGWPRECGGRGLSISQQVIFHEEYARAGGPGRMGHIGEGLAGPTIAAFGSEEQKRRFLPGILEGREFWCQGYSEPGAGSDLAGVKTRARLEGDRWLINGQKVWTSLAHESDWCFVIARTEPGSVGHKGLSFFLVPMHQANIRVQPIQQITGTSEFNEVFFDDAETAADNIVGAPGEGWKIAMALLGFERGVSTLGQQMLFQNELDEVIRHARANGAAADPMLRQRLARAWAGLRTLRYNSLRMLSGPQDGTLRPEAMSYKLAWSTWHVELGKLAMDVLGPQAEILDGEPYELSRLQSLFLFTRSDTIYGGSNEIQRNIIAERALGMPREPR from the coding sequence ATGAAAATCGGATTCGGCATCGAGGACGAAGCCTTCCGTCAGGAAGTCGCCCACTGGCTGCAACAGCACCTGCAAGGCGAATTCGAGCAGCTGCGCTTTCGCGGCGGCCCCGGCGACGAACACATGTTCCCCGAGGAGCGCAAGGCGTGGGAGCGCGAGATGGCCAGGGGCGGCTGGATCGGCCTGGGCTGGCCGCGCGAGTGCGGCGGGCGCGGCCTGTCGATCAGCCAGCAGGTGATCTTCCACGAGGAGTACGCCCGCGCCGGCGGCCCAGGCCGCATGGGCCACATCGGCGAGGGGCTGGCCGGGCCGACCATCGCCGCCTTCGGCAGCGAGGAGCAGAAGCGCCGCTTCCTGCCCGGCATCCTCGAAGGCCGCGAGTTCTGGTGCCAGGGCTACTCCGAGCCGGGTGCCGGCTCCGACCTGGCCGGGGTGAAGACCCGCGCCCGCCTGGAGGGCGATCGCTGGCTGATCAACGGCCAGAAGGTGTGGACCTCGCTGGCCCACGAGTCGGACTGGTGCTTCGTGATCGCCCGCACCGAGCCGGGCAGCGTCGGTCACAAGGGCCTGTCGTTCTTCCTGGTGCCGATGCATCAGGCCAACATCCGCGTGCAGCCGATCCAGCAGATCACCGGCACCAGCGAGTTCAACGAGGTGTTCTTCGACGACGCCGAAACCGCCGCCGACAACATCGTCGGCGCGCCCGGCGAGGGCTGGAAGATCGCCATGGCCCTGCTCGGCTTCGAGCGCGGCGTTTCCACCCTCGGCCAGCAGATGCTGTTCCAGAACGAGCTGGACGAGGTCATCCGGCACGCCCGCGCCAACGGCGCCGCCGCCGACCCCATGCTGCGCCAGCGCCTCGCCCGCGCCTGGGCCGGCCTGCGCACCCTGCGCTACAACTCGCTGCGCATGCTCTCCGGCCCGCAGGACGGCACGCTGCGCCCCGAGGCGATGAGCTACAAGCTGGCCTGGTCCACCTGGCACGTCGAACTGGGCAAGCTGGCGATGGACGTGCTCGGCCCGCAGGCGGAGATCCTCGACGGCGAGCCCTACGAGCTGTCGCGCCTGCAGTCGCTGTTCCTGTTCACCCGCTCGGACACCATCTACGGCGGCAGCAACGAGATCCAGCGCAACATCATCGCCGAACGGGCGCTGGGAATGCCGCGCGAGCCGCGCTGA
- a CDS encoding acyl-CoA dehydrogenase family protein, with the protein MDFALSDEQLMIQESAAGFLAAASDSVAVRAAMASPQGFDGELWRQIAEELCWPGLMIPEQYGGVGLGFVEQAILLEQMGNHLLCSPFFASACLATPALLLGDNEALRARWLPELAAGSLTATLAYHESRDGWHAAEQPRATRDGDGWHLDGIYEAVLDGASAGLLVVATRDDAGALRLFTVPAEQAGIRRQALPTLDQTRRRARIELDAVTVTAEQCLHGDGQGEALLDKVLQIAAIALACEQTGAAQRTLDLTLAYIGERKQFGRTIASFQAIKHRCADLMLAIECARSAGYYAACVAREALLEDGDAHLAAQLAEACAIAQSQASETFMHCAAESIQLHGGVGFTWEYDPHLYFKRARASEQLLGTPSWHRERLATLILETRP; encoded by the coding sequence ATGGACTTCGCGCTGAGTGACGAACAATTGATGATTCAGGAGAGCGCGGCGGGCTTTCTCGCCGCGGCTTCCGATTCGGTGGCGGTGCGCGCCGCCATGGCCAGCCCGCAGGGCTTCGATGGCGAGCTGTGGCGGCAGATCGCCGAGGAGCTGTGCTGGCCGGGGCTGATGATTCCCGAGCAGTACGGCGGCGTCGGCCTGGGCTTCGTCGAGCAGGCCATCCTGCTCGAACAGATGGGCAACCACCTGCTCTGCTCGCCGTTCTTCGCCAGCGCCTGCCTGGCCACCCCGGCGCTGCTGCTGGGCGACAACGAGGCGCTGCGCGCGCGCTGGCTGCCCGAACTGGCCGCCGGCAGCCTGACCGCCACCCTCGCCTACCACGAAAGCCGCGACGGCTGGCATGCCGCCGAGCAGCCGCGCGCCACGCGTGACGGCGACGGCTGGCACCTCGACGGTATATATGAAGCTGTGCTCGACGGCGCCAGCGCCGGGCTGCTGGTCGTCGCCACCCGCGACGACGCCGGCGCGCTGCGCCTGTTCACCGTGCCCGCCGAGCAGGCCGGCATCCGCCGCCAGGCGCTGCCGACCCTCGACCAGACCCGCCGCCGCGCGCGCATCGAGCTGGACGCCGTGACGGTCACCGCCGAGCAGTGCCTGCACGGCGATGGCCAAGGCGAAGCCCTGCTCGACAAGGTCCTGCAGATCGCCGCCATCGCCCTGGCCTGCGAGCAGACCGGCGCCGCCCAGCGCACCCTCGACCTGACCCTCGCCTACATCGGCGAGCGCAAGCAGTTCGGCCGCACCATCGCCAGCTTCCAGGCCATCAAGCACCGCTGCGCCGATCTGATGCTGGCCATCGAGTGCGCCCGCTCGGCCGGCTACTACGCCGCCTGCGTGGCCCGCGAGGCGCTGCTCGAGGACGGCGACGCGCACCTGGCCGCCCAGTTGGCCGAGGCCTGCGCCATCGCCCAGAGCCAGGCCAGCGAGACCTTCATGCACTGCGCGGCGGAGTCGATCCAGCTGCACGGCGGCGTCGGCTTCACCTGGGAGTACGACCCGCACCTCTACTTCAAGCGCGCCCGCGCCAGCGAGCAGCTGCTCGGCACCCCGAGCTGGCACCGCGAGCGCCTGGCCACCCTGATTCTGGAGACCCGCCCATGA